The following proteins come from a genomic window of Microbacterium sp. JZ31:
- a CDS encoding PucR family transcriptional regulator translates to MSQDARTAPTEVVALDKAATLAWLRRISGDLATATTTRLENSLSWYAGMPPARRSAVGLVAQAGITSFIQWYDDPSSTPWIAADIFAAAPRELLRSVSLQQTLQLIRITVEVVEERVASKSEDLREAILLYSREVAFTAADVYARAAESRGLWDARLEALVVDSILTGEADEELPSRIAALGWHGHGQACVLVGTAPPQFDVDQVRRTSRKLGVDVLVGVQGSRLVIVIGRAQDADADEDAGPEGLPFIEVARQLEPAFGEGYLVLGPTVPALVDASQSARAALAGFAVARGWRHAPRPVEADDLLPERALAGDSVAKQTLVEKIYRPLAAHSTDLVTTLWSYLDNGRSLEATARELFVHPNTVRYRLKRVSDVIGWDATGPREALILQTALILGSIGSADVTRRRTAVRRPRDGSAR, encoded by the coding sequence GTGAGTCAGGACGCCCGCACGGCTCCGACCGAGGTGGTCGCCCTCGACAAGGCGGCCACCCTCGCGTGGCTGCGCCGGATCTCCGGCGACCTCGCGACGGCGACCACGACGCGGCTCGAGAACTCGCTGTCGTGGTACGCCGGCATGCCGCCGGCGCGTCGGTCGGCCGTCGGGCTCGTGGCCCAGGCGGGCATCACGTCGTTCATCCAGTGGTACGACGACCCCTCGTCCACGCCCTGGATCGCGGCCGACATCTTCGCCGCCGCTCCCCGCGAGCTGCTGCGCAGCGTCAGCCTGCAGCAGACGCTGCAGCTGATCCGGATCACGGTGGAGGTCGTCGAGGAGCGGGTCGCGTCCAAGAGCGAGGACCTGCGCGAGGCGATCCTGCTGTACTCGCGCGAAGTGGCCTTCACCGCCGCCGACGTCTACGCGCGCGCGGCGGAGTCGCGCGGCCTGTGGGACGCGCGCCTCGAGGCGCTCGTCGTCGACTCGATCCTGACGGGCGAGGCGGACGAGGAGCTGCCGAGCCGGATCGCGGCGCTCGGCTGGCACGGACACGGTCAGGCGTGCGTGCTCGTCGGCACCGCTCCCCCGCAGTTCGACGTCGATCAGGTGCGTCGCACGTCGCGCAAGCTCGGCGTCGACGTGCTCGTGGGCGTGCAGGGCTCACGCCTCGTGATCGTGATCGGGCGCGCACAGGACGCGGACGCGGACGAGGACGCCGGGCCGGAGGGACTGCCGTTCATCGAGGTCGCCCGTCAGCTGGAGCCCGCCTTCGGCGAGGGCTACCTCGTGCTCGGCCCGACCGTGCCCGCGCTGGTCGACGCGAGCCAGAGCGCGCGCGCCGCACTGGCGGGCTTCGCGGTCGCGCGAGGCTGGCGTCACGCACCGCGGCCGGTCGAGGCCGACGACCTCCTGCCCGAGCGCGCCCTCGCGGGCGACTCCGTGGCGAAGCAGACGCTCGTCGAGAAGATCTACCGCCCGCTCGCGGCGCACTCGACCGACCTCGTCACGACGCTGTGGAGCTACCTCGACAACGGCCGATCCCTGGAGGCCACGGCACGCGAGCTCTTCGTGCACCCGAACACCGTGCGCTACCGCCTGAAGCGCGTGAGCGACGTGATCGGCTGGGACGCGACCGGACCGCGCGAGGCGCTCATCCTGCAGACGGCGCTCATCCTCGGATCCATCGGGTCGGCGGACGTGACGCGGCGCCGGACGGCGGTGCGCCGCCCGCGAGACGGCTCCGCGCGCTGA
- a CDS encoding ACP S-malonyltransferase: MIVVVCPGQGSQTPGFLAPWLELDGAADRLAAFSDAAQVDLVAHGTESDADTIRDTRIAQPLIVAASILAWEQLTQGGQRPNGVAGHSVGEIAALVAAGVTDAEAGMRLVGVRGRAMADAAARVETGMSAVVGGDEQQVLEAIAAHGLTPANYNGGAQIVAAGELPALAALAEQAPRGARVIPLQVAGAFHTPFMAPAQDTLRTALADVAAVADPALPLWTNSDGGTVTDGSRALELIVHQVANPVRWDLCMASFAERGVTGIIELAPAGALVGLAKRGLRGVPSVAVKTPDDLAAAIELLAA, translated from the coding sequence GTGATTGTCGTCGTCTGCCCGGGACAGGGCTCTCAGACCCCCGGCTTCCTCGCACCCTGGCTCGAGCTCGACGGCGCGGCGGACCGCCTCGCCGCGTTCTCCGACGCCGCGCAGGTGGATCTCGTGGCGCACGGCACGGAGTCCGACGCGGACACGATCCGCGACACACGGATCGCCCAGCCGCTCATCGTCGCGGCGAGCATCCTCGCGTGGGAGCAGCTGACGCAGGGCGGACAGCGGCCAAACGGGGTCGCCGGCCACTCGGTGGGCGAGATCGCCGCGCTCGTCGCGGCGGGCGTGACGGACGCGGAGGCCGGCATGCGGCTGGTCGGCGTGCGCGGACGTGCGATGGCGGATGCCGCCGCCCGGGTCGAGACCGGCATGAGCGCGGTCGTCGGCGGTGACGAACAGCAGGTCCTGGAGGCGATCGCCGCCCACGGCCTCACGCCCGCCAACTACAACGGCGGCGCACAGATCGTCGCGGCCGGAGAGCTCCCCGCCCTCGCCGCTCTCGCCGAGCAGGCGCCGCGCGGGGCACGCGTTATCCCGCTGCAGGTCGCCGGCGCGTTCCACACGCCTTTCATGGCACCCGCGCAGGACACCCTGCGCACGGCCCTCGCGGATGTCGCCGCGGTGGCGGACCCCGCGCTCCCCCTCTGGACCAACAGCGACGGCGGCACCGTCACCGACGGCTCGCGCGCGCTCGAGCTCATCGTGCACCAGGTCGCGAACCCCGTCCGGTGGGATCTCTGCATGGCCTCTTTCGCCGAGCGCGGGGTGACAGGCATCATCGAGCTCGCTCCCGCCGGTGCGCTCGTCGGCCTCGCCAAGCGCGGCCTGCGCGGAGTGCCGTCCGTCGCCGTCAAGACCCCCGACGATCTCGCGGCCGCCATCGAGCTGCTCGCCGCCTGA
- a CDS encoding beta-ketoacyl-ACP synthase III — translation MTVTLKEAVGAPHSRIYALGAARGELAVPNDDLIGPIDSSDEWIRQRTGIVTRVRAVPETDAIDLATTAAREAIEKSGVDPAEVDVVIVATISNPKQTPSVSAIVADRVGANPAAAYDVNAACAGYCYAVAQADALIRSGAARHALVIGTEKLSDIVDPTDRSISFLLGDGAGAALLGPSEAPGVSASIWGSDGSKAGAVGMNNTLTDFRDGAAEWPTLRQEGPTVFRWAVWEMAKVAKQALEAAGVTADDLAAFIPHQANMRIIDEFAKQLSLPETVKIARDIETTGNTSAASIPLATHRLLQENPELSGGLALQIGFGAGLVYAAQVVVLP, via the coding sequence ATGACCGTCACCCTCAAGGAAGCCGTCGGGGCGCCGCACTCCCGGATCTACGCGCTCGGCGCGGCGCGCGGCGAGCTCGCCGTGCCCAACGACGACCTGATCGGCCCCATCGACTCGAGCGACGAGTGGATCCGCCAGCGCACCGGCATCGTCACGCGCGTGCGTGCCGTGCCCGAGACCGACGCGATCGACCTCGCGACCACCGCTGCGCGTGAGGCGATCGAGAAGTCGGGCGTGGATCCGGCCGAGGTCGACGTCGTGATCGTCGCGACCATCAGCAACCCGAAGCAGACCCCCTCGGTCTCGGCCATCGTCGCCGACCGCGTGGGAGCGAACCCGGCCGCCGCGTACGACGTGAACGCCGCGTGCGCCGGCTACTGCTACGCCGTGGCGCAGGCCGACGCGCTCATCCGCTCCGGCGCTGCGCGTCACGCTCTCGTGATCGGCACCGAGAAGCTCAGCGACATCGTCGACCCCACCGACCGCAGCATCTCGTTCCTTCTGGGCGACGGCGCCGGTGCGGCGCTGCTCGGCCCCAGCGAGGCGCCCGGCGTCTCCGCGTCCATCTGGGGCTCGGACGGCTCGAAGGCCGGCGCCGTGGGCATGAACAACACGCTGACGGACTTCCGCGACGGCGCGGCCGAGTGGCCGACGCTGCGCCAGGAGGGACCCACGGTGTTCCGCTGGGCCGTCTGGGAGATGGCGAAGGTCGCGAAGCAGGCGCTGGAGGCCGCGGGCGTCACCGCGGACGACCTCGCGGCGTTCATCCCCCACCAGGCGAACATGCGCATCATCGACGAGTTCGCCAAGCAGCTGAGTCTGCCCGAGACGGTCAAGATCGCCCGGGACATCGAGACGACGGGCAACACGTCGGCCGCGTCCATCCCGCTCGCGACCCACCGCCTGCTGCAGGAGAACCCCGAGCTGAGCGGCGGCCTCGCGCTGCAGATCGGCTTCGGCGCCGGGCTCGTCTACGCCGCGCAGGTCGTCGTCCTCCCGTGA
- a CDS encoding acyl carrier protein, producing MAYTTDEVLAGLAELITDETGIAAEEVALEKSFTDDLDIDSISMMTIVVNAEEKFGVTIPDDEVKNLKTVKDAVDFITNNQ from the coding sequence ATGGCATACACGACTGACGAGGTCCTCGCCGGCCTGGCCGAGCTCATCACCGACGAGACCGGCATCGCCGCCGAGGAGGTGGCGCTGGAGAAGTCGTTCACGGACGACCTCGACATCGACTCGATCTCCATGATGACGATCGTCGTCAACGCCGAGGAGAAGTTCGGCGTGACCATCCCGGACGACGAGGTCAAGAACCTCAAGACCGTGAAGGACGCGGTCGACTTCATCACGAACAACCAGTGA
- a CDS encoding beta-ketoacyl-[acyl-carrier-protein] synthase family protein, with translation MSKRIVVTGIGATSSIGGTAPDNWTNLLAGASGARPLEHDWVAEYELPVTFAAEAIVRPDTVLPRPQAKRLDPSSQFALVAAMEAWEDAGAPEIEPDRLGVDFATGIGGVWTLLDAWDTLREKGPRRVMPMTVPMLMPNAAAGNLSLHFNARAFARTVASACASSVESIASAYEHLQLGLADVVIAGGTESAIHPITVASFASMQALSRRNDSPETASRPFSVDRDGFVMGEGAAVLILETEEHALARGARIYARLEGTAVTADAHHITANDPSGAGASRAVRQALAQAGRTPDEVTHINAHATSTPVGDPAEYAALLSVFGDRVHEIPVSATKASTGHLLGGTGALESVFTILALRDRVAPPTINLVDQDPAIPLKASSAPQELGSDPQLAICNSFGFGGHNAVAAFASYDD, from the coding sequence ATGAGCAAGCGCATCGTCGTGACCGGAATCGGCGCCACGTCGTCGATCGGCGGCACGGCACCCGACAACTGGACCAACCTCCTCGCCGGCGCCTCGGGCGCCCGTCCGCTGGAGCACGACTGGGTCGCCGAGTACGAGCTTCCCGTCACGTTCGCGGCCGAGGCAATCGTCCGCCCCGACACGGTGCTGCCGCGCCCGCAGGCGAAGCGCCTCGACCCCTCGTCGCAGTTCGCGCTCGTCGCCGCCATGGAGGCATGGGAGGACGCCGGCGCGCCGGAGATCGAGCCCGACCGCCTCGGCGTCGACTTCGCCACGGGCATCGGCGGTGTGTGGACCCTGCTCGACGCATGGGACACGCTGCGCGAGAAGGGCCCCCGCCGCGTCATGCCGATGACGGTGCCCATGCTGATGCCCAACGCGGCCGCCGGCAACCTGTCGCTGCACTTCAACGCGCGCGCGTTCGCCCGCACGGTCGCCTCGGCCTGCGCGTCGAGCGTCGAGTCGATCGCGAGCGCCTACGAGCACCTGCAGCTGGGCCTGGCCGACGTCGTCATCGCGGGAGGCACCGAGTCGGCGATCCACCCGATCACGGTGGCGTCCTTCGCCTCGATGCAGGCACTGTCGCGCCGCAACGACTCCCCCGAGACCGCCTCGCGGCCGTTCTCCGTCGACCGCGACGGCTTCGTGATGGGCGAGGGCGCCGCGGTGCTGATCCTCGAGACCGAGGAGCACGCGCTCGCTCGCGGCGCGCGCATCTACGCCCGCCTGGAGGGAACGGCCGTGACGGCCGACGCCCACCACATCACGGCCAACGACCCGAGCGGCGCGGGAGCGTCCCGCGCCGTGCGCCAGGCGCTCGCGCAGGCGGGCCGCACGCCCGACGAGGTGACGCACATCAACGCGCACGCCACCTCGACGCCGGTGGGCGACCCCGCCGAGTACGCGGCGCTGCTGTCGGTGTTCGGCGATCGCGTCCACGAGATCCCGGTCTCCGCGACCAAGGCGTCCACGGGCCACCTGCTCGGCGGCACCGGCGCGCTCGAGTCGGTGTTCACGATCCTCGCGCTGCGCGACCGCGTCGCTCCCCCGACGATCAACCTCGTCGATCAGGACCCGGCCATCCCGCTGAAGGCGTCCAGCGCGCCGCAGGAGCTCGGCAGCGATCCGCAGCTGGCGATCTGCAACTCGTTCGGCTTCGGCGGCCACAACGCCGTCGCGGCGTTCGCGTCCTACGACGACTGA
- a CDS encoding DUF3145 domain-containing protein — MATPMARGVVYIHSAPRALCPHLEWAVGRSIGRAVNFEWADQPVLAGARRAEFYWEGPAGTGAALATAIRGWEHLRFEVTEDPTPRSDGGRWMHTPDLGIHYAQMDTAGNVVVPEDRIRYAMEVAAGDPIELQRELDIALGSAWDVELEPFRHASDDAPVVWLHKVG, encoded by the coding sequence ATGGCGACACCAATGGCGCGCGGAGTGGTCTACATCCACTCAGCGCCACGCGCGTTGTGCCCCCACCTGGAGTGGGCGGTCGGCCGCTCGATCGGCCGTGCCGTGAACTTCGAGTGGGCCGATCAGCCCGTGCTGGCCGGGGCGCGTCGCGCTGAGTTCTACTGGGAGGGTCCCGCCGGCACCGGCGCGGCCCTGGCGACGGCCATCCGCGGCTGGGAGCACCTGCGCTTCGAGGTGACGGAGGACCCCACGCCGCGCAGCGACGGCGGGCGGTGGATGCACACGCCCGACCTCGGCATCCACTACGCGCAGATGGACACCGCCGGCAACGTCGTGGTGCCCGAGGACCGCATCCGGTATGCCATGGAGGTCGCCGCGGGTGATCCGATCGAGCTGCAGCGCGAGCTCGACATCGCGCTCGGCTCGGCATGGGACGTCGAGCTCGAGCCGTTCCGCCACGCGAGCGACGACGCGCCCGTGGTGTGGCTGCACAAGGTCGGCTAA
- a CDS encoding DUF2231 domain-containing protein, which translates to MNDAHPAHQNNSAMYRAKRPRTPLAGPYGHPFHATVITIPIGAWTASIVFDIIALITRDDAFSVGALWLVGIGIAGALLAAVFGLLDYANISPGTKARRVGLAHLALNTVATVLFAVSLFVRLGAPEEVSVGGFVLSVIAFLIVGASGFLGGELAYRFGVRVADEDTQRRGHETPAEAARR; encoded by the coding sequence GTGAACGACGCCCACCCCGCGCATCAGAACAACTCCGCGATGTATCGCGCCAAGCGCCCGCGCACGCCGCTCGCGGGCCCCTACGGCCATCCGTTCCACGCGACGGTCATCACGATCCCGATCGGAGCGTGGACCGCGAGCATCGTCTTCGACATCATCGCGCTGATCACCCGTGACGACGCGTTCTCGGTCGGGGCGCTCTGGCTGGTCGGGATCGGCATCGCGGGCGCTCTGCTGGCGGCCGTGTTCGGACTGCTCGACTACGCGAACATCTCCCCGGGCACCAAGGCGCGACGCGTCGGACTCGCCCACCTCGCGCTCAACACCGTGGCGACCGTTCTCTTCGCCGTCAGCCTGTTCGTGCGCCTCGGTGCCCCGGAGGAGGTCAGCGTGGGCGGGTTCGTCCTCAGCGTGATCGCCTTCCTGATCGTCGGAGCGTCGGGCTTCCTGGGAGGCGAGCTCGCGTACCGCTTCGGCGTGCGCGTCGCCGACGAGGACACTCAGCGACGCGGTCACGAGACTCCGGCCGAGGCAGCGCGCCGCTGA
- a CDS encoding DctP family TRAP transporter solute-binding subunit, which produces MRRRLSAALGIGAVAIALSGCSLLEPVDVAPEEVAAPEPGSRVLRFANGYEPSHPVNRCGVEPMKEELSAAGIDLRSYPAGQLGSEAALVEQVATGALDIGIAGGSFLGEWYEDAAVVDGAYLFRDVDEFDEATTGPVLADVYDRMAEETGLRVASNWYYGTRHITANKPVTAPEDLQGLKIRTPDAPLYLINFGIMGATATPMALSEVYLGLQQNAIDAQENPIPTIASSNFQEVQDYVSLTGHMVQGVQIVTTDRLLESLEPAQRDALEAAIETARISVRDCIVEEEQQVLAEWKDTGAIEVVEDVDVDAFQERIAAELPSQVPWGDLYLQIQADLATENEEEQ; this is translated from the coding sequence ATGAGAAGACGCCTGAGCGCCGCGCTCGGAATCGGTGCCGTCGCCATCGCGCTGTCGGGATGCTCGCTGCTCGAGCCCGTCGACGTCGCGCCCGAGGAGGTGGCCGCACCCGAGCCCGGTTCGCGTGTGCTGCGATTCGCGAACGGCTACGAGCCTTCGCATCCGGTGAACCGATGCGGCGTGGAGCCGATGAAGGAGGAGCTGTCGGCGGCGGGCATCGATCTGCGCTCCTACCCGGCCGGGCAGCTCGGCAGCGAGGCGGCCCTTGTCGAGCAGGTGGCGACCGGCGCCCTCGACATCGGCATCGCCGGCGGATCCTTCCTCGGCGAGTGGTACGAGGATGCCGCGGTCGTCGACGGCGCCTACCTGTTCCGCGACGTCGACGAGTTCGACGAGGCGACCACCGGTCCGGTGCTCGCGGACGTGTACGACCGGATGGCGGAGGAGACCGGCCTGCGCGTCGCCAGCAACTGGTACTACGGCACGCGCCACATCACCGCGAACAAGCCGGTGACTGCCCCCGAGGACCTGCAGGGCCTCAAGATCCGCACGCCGGACGCGCCGCTGTACCTGATCAACTTCGGCATCATGGGCGCGACCGCCACGCCCATGGCGCTCAGCGAGGTGTATCTCGGTCTGCAGCAGAATGCGATCGACGCCCAGGAGAATCCGATCCCGACGATCGCGTCGTCGAACTTCCAAGAGGTGCAGGACTACGTCAGCCTCACGGGGCACATGGTGCAGGGCGTGCAGATCGTGACCACCGACCGGTTGCTCGAGTCGCTGGAGCCGGCGCAGCGGGACGCGCTGGAGGCTGCGATCGAGACGGCCCGCATCAGCGTGCGGGACTGCATCGTCGAGGAGGAGCAGCAGGTTCTCGCGGAGTGGAAGGACACCGGCGCGATCGAGGTGGTCGAGGACGTCGACGTCGACGCCTTCCAGGAGCGGATCGCCGCGGAGCTGCCGTCGCAGGTGCCGTGGGGCGATCTCTACCTCCAGATCCAGGCCGACCTCGCGACCGAGAACGAGGAGGAGCAGTGA
- a CDS encoding TRAP transporter small permease codes for MTDTPEDQMQRGGVELPPKTEAIRDVLERRHPAYELMVNIERVISAVLLVGVFALVLTQVFTRYVLGTPLTWTEEAARLTLVWLAFLAAAFVSSRRAHITVDLLATILPRAAARAIGMFAQVLVILASAFLTFSGFSMMLVVAGIDLAATRLPTAVLYGAATVGFALILIHSLLALYMQVRYPAEEPDPSVKAAELEGL; via the coding sequence ATGACGGATACGCCTGAGGACCAGATGCAACGCGGCGGCGTGGAGCTGCCGCCGAAGACCGAGGCGATCCGCGACGTGCTGGAGCGCCGCCACCCCGCCTACGAGCTGATGGTCAATATCGAACGCGTGATCAGCGCCGTGCTGCTCGTGGGGGTGTTCGCCCTCGTGCTCACGCAGGTGTTCACGCGCTACGTGCTCGGAACGCCGCTGACGTGGACCGAAGAGGCAGCGCGACTCACGCTCGTGTGGCTGGCCTTCCTGGCGGCCGCCTTCGTGAGCTCCCGGCGTGCACACATCACCGTCGACCTCCTCGCCACGATCCTCCCCCGGGCGGCGGCCAGGGCCATCGGGATGTTCGCGCAGGTGCTCGTCATCCTCGCGTCCGCGTTCCTGACCTTCTCCGGGTTCAGCATGATGCTCGTCGTCGCGGGGATCGACCTGGCGGCCACGCGGCTGCCGACGGCGGTGCTCTACGGGGCGGCCACGGTCGGCTTCGCCCTCATCCTCATCCACTCGCTGCTCGCGCTCTACATGCAGGTGAGGTATCCGGCAGAGGAGCCGGATCCCAGCGTGAAGGCCGCCGAGCTGGAAGGTCTCTGA
- a CDS encoding TRAP transporter large permease, with product MVLLLMILALLVLLALRVPVAFALFIPSILYILIDPTATPALAVQQASAGLFNFAILAVPMFILLGNLANVSGATDRLYDAAVSAIGHVRGSLGYVNILTSFGFSWISGAAISDAAAMGRIQVPAMIRRGYPTGFSLGITGASSLIAPMLPPSIPAIIYAVTAGVSVGALFMAGIVPALVLVLALVVTVWLMMRRHEGLRLERASWGRRGKDLLRALPPAGAAVIILGGILTGVFTPTEASAVGVAYVAILALCYRNLGWANLRHALVSSVETTGGVLIIVGGAALFGWVLAREQAPQIAAEFILGLTNQPLFFLILANVLLLIVGAVLEPTSAILILAPVLVPVAEAFGLSPVHFGVMMIFNLMIGLLTPPVGLVLFVLSSVTKKPVTTVIKGTVPFYVPMLATLLLIAFVPAVSLWLPGALGFAL from the coding sequence ATGGTCCTGCTGCTGATGATCCTCGCCCTGCTCGTGCTGCTCGCGCTGCGCGTGCCGGTCGCGTTCGCCCTCTTCATCCCGTCGATCCTCTACATCCTGATCGATCCGACGGCCACGCCCGCCCTCGCGGTGCAGCAGGCCAGCGCGGGCCTGTTCAACTTCGCGATCCTCGCGGTGCCCATGTTCATCCTGCTCGGTAACCTCGCCAACGTCTCCGGCGCCACCGACCGCCTCTACGATGCGGCCGTCTCGGCCATCGGGCACGTGCGCGGCTCGCTCGGGTACGTCAACATCCTCACGAGCTTCGGCTTCTCGTGGATCAGCGGCGCGGCCATCTCGGACGCCGCAGCCATGGGCCGCATCCAGGTGCCCGCCATGATCCGGCGCGGCTACCCGACCGGGTTTTCGCTGGGCATCACGGGTGCGTCGTCGCTCATCGCGCCCATGCTGCCGCCGAGCATCCCCGCGATCATCTACGCCGTCACGGCCGGCGTCTCCGTCGGTGCGCTCTTCATGGCCGGCATCGTCCCCGCGCTCGTGCTGGTGCTCGCGCTCGTCGTCACGGTGTGGCTCATGATGCGCAGGCACGAGGGGCTGCGCCTGGAGCGCGCGAGCTGGGGCCGCCGCGGCAAGGATCTGCTGCGCGCCCTGCCGCCGGCAGGCGCCGCCGTGATCATCCTCGGCGGCATCCTGACGGGCGTGTTCACTCCGACGGAGGCCAGCGCGGTCGGCGTCGCGTACGTCGCGATCCTCGCGCTCTGCTACCGCAACCTGGGATGGGCGAACCTGCGTCACGCCCTCGTCAGCAGCGTGGAGACGACCGGCGGCGTGCTCATCATCGTGGGCGGCGCCGCGCTGTTCGGCTGGGTGCTGGCGCGCGAGCAGGCGCCGCAGATCGCCGCGGAGTTCATCCTGGGCCTGACGAACCAGCCGCTGTTCTTCCTGATCCTGGCGAACGTGCTGCTGCTGATCGTCGGCGCGGTCCTGGAGCCGACCTCGGCCATCCTGATCCTCGCTCCCGTCCTGGTGCCGGTCGCCGAGGCGTTCGGCCTCAGCCCCGTGCACTTCGGCGTGATGATGATCTTCAACCTGATGATCGGACTGCTGACGCCGCCTGTCGGCCTCGTCCTGTTCGTGCTGTCGTCGGTGACGAAGAAGCCGGTGACGACCGTCATCAAGGGCACGGTGCCGTTCTACGTGCCGATGCTCGCCACCCTGCTGCTGATCGCCTTCGTGCCTGCCGTGAGCCTGTGGCTGCCCGGCGCGCTCGGCTTCGCGCTCTGA
- a CDS encoding enolase C-terminal domain-like protein, producing the protein MTAITEIVTRDIRFPTSLELDGSDAVNVDPDYSAAYAEIRTDAGESGFGLVFTCGRGNEILVNAMRSYAHLLQGRDVDELLNDLGGASKLLVHDSQLRWLGPEKGVTQMAAGGLINALWDLKARRAGKPLWRLLAEMSPEEIVAAVDFTHIRNALNEEQALEILRAAEPGKAERIAQLQAEGYPAYTTSPGWLGYSDDKLVRLAKEAVADGYTQIKLKVGGTLDDDRRRMRLAREAVGPDIRIAIDANQKWETYEAIDWVNALAEYDPYWIEEPTSTDEILGHAEIRRGVAPVKVATGEAVHNRIMFKQLLQAEAIDILQLDSTRVASVNENLAIVLLAARFGVPVCPHAGGVGLCELVQHFSFFDYAAVSATQEDRVTEFVDHLHEHFAEPAVVERGRYLAPQKPGNGAEMLASSLDEWEFPHGPGWARVADQAAATASGAASALDSIEERTTR; encoded by the coding sequence ATGACCGCCATCACCGAGATCGTGACCCGCGACATCCGCTTCCCCACTTCGCTCGAGCTCGACGGATCGGATGCCGTCAACGTCGACCCCGACTACTCCGCCGCGTACGCGGAGATCCGCACGGACGCGGGCGAGAGCGGCTTCGGCCTGGTGTTCACCTGCGGACGGGGCAACGAGATCCTGGTGAACGCCATGCGCAGCTATGCGCACCTCCTGCAGGGGCGCGACGTCGACGAGCTGCTGAACGACCTGGGCGGCGCCTCCAAGCTGCTGGTGCACGACTCGCAGCTGCGCTGGCTCGGGCCCGAGAAGGGCGTGACGCAGATGGCCGCCGGCGGCCTGATCAACGCCCTGTGGGATCTGAAGGCGCGCCGTGCGGGAAAGCCGCTGTGGCGACTGCTGGCCGAGATGAGCCCCGAGGAGATCGTCGCGGCCGTCGACTTCACGCACATCCGCAACGCGCTGAACGAGGAGCAGGCCCTTGAGATCCTGCGCGCCGCCGAGCCCGGCAAGGCCGAGCGCATCGCGCAGCTGCAGGCGGAGGGATACCCCGCCTACACCACGAGCCCGGGCTGGCTGGGGTACAGCGACGACAAGCTCGTCCGCCTTGCCAAGGAGGCCGTCGCCGACGGCTACACGCAGATCAAGCTCAAGGTGGGCGGCACGCTCGACGACGACCGCCGCCGGATGCGGCTCGCACGCGAGGCGGTCGGGCCGGACATCCGCATCGCGATCGACGCCAACCAGAAGTGGGAGACCTACGAGGCCATCGACTGGGTCAACGCGCTCGCCGAGTACGACCCGTACTGGATCGAGGAGCCCACCAGCACCGACGAGATCCTCGGGCACGCCGAGATCCGCCGCGGCGTGGCGCCGGTCAAGGTCGCGACCGGCGAGGCCGTGCACAATCGCATCATGTTCAAGCAGCTGCTCCAGGCGGAGGCGATCGACATCCTGCAGCTCGACTCGACACGCGTGGCGAGTGTGAACGAGAACCTCGCGATCGTGCTGCTGGCAGCGCGCTTCGGCGTGCCGGTGTGCCCGCACGCCGGCGGCGTCGGTCTGTGCGAGCTCGTGCAGCACTTCTCGTTCTTCGACTACGCGGCCGTGTCGGCCACGCAGGAGGATCGGGTGACCGAGTTCGTCGACCACCTGCACGAGCACTTCGCCGAGCCGGCCGTGGTGGAGCGGGGCCGCTATCTGGCTCCGCAGAAGCCGGGGAACGGCGCCGAGATGCTCGCCTCGTCGCTGGACGAGTGGGAGTTCCCGCACGGGCCGGGCTGGGCACGCGTGGCGGATCAGGCGGCGGCGACCGCGAGCGGCGCGGCAAGCGCCCTCGACAGCATCGAGGAGAGGACGACACGATGA